The DNA sequence ACCTTGGACGATGATGTTTCAAGAGGATCTTTTTGTCATAGAAACCAAGCAGAGTAGAAAGTTGAGAATGGGCAACTGTAGTAGACAAGTGAAAAGGCAAAGACATGGTAGAGGTTCTTCTACGAGCATCACCTCCTCCACCTCACTCTTCTTATCTGAGGTAACAAATCTAattcttttctctcctttttcatcTTTAGCAATaattattgttgaaattttGTTGCTTCACTTATGTTTATgtccctttatttgtttttccattCTGGAACACTCCcttagatttttcttttaatatttactcATAATTTCAAGCCTTTTAACAATGACTTTTTTCCCATTTTTCTtgcagactttttttttttttttgcttcttcattcaattctcagttttttttttttttggtgtactTCAATTTTCAGTTTATGTAATGTAGCTTTTCCATATTCATATACATAGCATTCCTGAATGAATTTCCTTTTTAATACTCCCAGAATTTTGTTGTGTAATAACCAACTTTTAGTGAATTAGATTGCAGActccttttttttcctcattGTGGTCCTCCTCTTTCATTTGGATTCTAAGTGCATTTTTTGTCTCTTCATTAGTAGATACTGTTAAATATAAACTCTTTTGCTAAAACTTGATACTCGATCTGGGATtgtgtgaataatattttttgtaatttatctttctgtttttcttttgttcaaaTTGGATGGAATTTTGTTTACAGACAATGCAGGACAGTGTCAGGAAGGACATTGGTGAAGTGCTCGTTGGAAGTCCCAAGTAAGGTTCTGACAAAGCATGTCTTATCTGGGCTTGCTGCTTCCTTGATATTTATTTCTCCAGCAAATCAGGTTTGTGTTGTATACCACAATCCAAAAGTTTTACTATTGACATTTCAGTAAATCATGCAACTTCAAGATGTGATATCTCCAATACCCATTAGGAGGACTTACTTAACGTtctcacaatatttttttttcccaaatACATGAtagcaaggttttaaattgtggtcacaattgtagttttgtcatgaTCCTTAATGTTGCAGGAAATTGTGGACAAATGCAGCTGATGCGGCCACAATTGCAATCACGATTCAGTCGTAGTGACTCTAAAAACCTTGATGTTGTGGCCGAAATCATGGTCAcaagtcattttttaaaacctttctTGATGGTAGATTGGTAGTGTATAGAGACTTTAGCTATAGTGGTTTGCAATCCTTTTCTATGACTCCATAATTACATGGACATTGGCCAAAACAAAAGTCATtgctattaaatattaataattgtaGTTTGCGTTATCTGGTGCCATTACTTTCTTATGTGGATCTCTTTACTCGTACAAATATTTTGTATCACCCTTGAATTTTTCCCATATTGGAGCTCTTACAAAGGCTGGATGTTTTTATGGTTTTGGAAATGCAGCAAATAGAGAATATTATTCATTGATTAAAAATCTAGAAAATAGATGTATATTCTTATGATGAATGAGTTTATCTAATGTGTgctcatttatttcattaacAGACTATTGCAGCAGATCTATCTCGTGCACCAAATAATATATGCCAACTTGCCAGTGCCAGTGAGAACGCAGTTACTTCACCATTTGAGAATGAAAAAGGTTCAAATCTAATGATGATGAGAGGAATGACAGCCAAGGACTTTGACCCTGTAAGATATTCAGGAAGATGGTTCGAAGTTGCTTCACTTAAACGTGGATTTGCAGGACAAGGCCAAGAAGACTGTCATTGCACTCAGGTAAATGCTAAAATAAATATAGCCGTAAATATACAGGACAACATTTGGTATAGAAAAGAGCCCATTATATTTATGCTCTTCCAACATCTTTCCCTAATTAACTTCatattctttataataaatTGTTGAATTTGGAGGCACAGACAGAATCCTAAGGTTGTTCATTTATTAGGCATGTGCGGAAAATTCTACCATTCAGTAGTATAACAGTTAGTACATCTTGGAGATAAGATTTATCATTTACCTTATTTGGCATGGACAAGCTTCTTGATATTGATTTGGGTATACTAATGATATTTCAGGGTGTATATACATTTGATAGGGAAGCACCATCTATCCAAGTTGATACCTTTTGTGTTCATGGAGGCCCTAATGGATTTATAACTGGAATTAGAGGAAGGGTTCAATGTCTTTCAGAAGAAGATTTGGGGAAAACTGAGACACAGCTAGAGAAGCAGGAAATGATCAAAGAAAAATGCTATCTCCGCTTTCCTACACTGCCATTCATTCCCAAGGAACCTTATGATGTGATTGCTACAGATTATGACAATTTTTCTCTTGTTTCAGGAGCTAAGGATCAAAGTTTTATTCAGGTATTTAAGAAACTATAAAATGTAGCTTAAATACTCCTGAATCTTGATCATGTGCTAAGCAAGCATTCTAACTCTGCAGCTATTGAACTTCATTCAAatgttaagataaataaaagaaacaatgcTGCATCAtaagatttataattaatagCTATTAACTAGCATGGAAGTGTATGATTTGTTTTTGCTTATAGTGTTGATTCCCCTGTGATCAATATCACAGATATACTCAAGGACACCTAACCCTGGACCTGAATTTATAGAGAAGTACAAGTCTTACCTTGCAAACTATGGATATGATCCTAGCAAAATTAAAGATACGCCTCAGGATTGTGAAGTAATGTCCAATAGTCAGTTGGCAGCTATGATGTCTATGTCTGGAATGCAGCAGGCACTTACAAACCAATTTCCTGATCTAGGACTCAACGCCCCTATTGAGCTTAATCCTTTCACAAGTGTATTTGACACTTTGAAGAAGCTTCTTGAGCTTTATTTTAAGCAGTAACTGTTATACATGTACTCTTGTAACGAATAGCTAGCTATTCTTGATAGCAGCCTGTGTCTGTGTGTAATATGTAAGTATAAACTACCTGTATCTGGTGAAATCCTGTGTATATggtgttttatttttacatgaatGTTTGCTCTGGTTAGTATGCAAATCACTACGGTGTGGCAGGATGTGACAGACTCGATACAAGTTATTAGCATGAAATATGTTAAACATCCCATGATCCCACAAGTTTAACATGAAAGAATTCTgcaatttaatgataaaaattgaaAGCGGAAAGATGCTATATTATGATATTTGACTAAGGTTTTAATCTCCGTGCTTATTATCTAGTGgaattttactaaaaattaaaatctgagTTTAAATCCTTGGcctgaaaataaatttgttatctTTTGATCATGATTCTATATTTTGTTCATCACAAAAAAGTTATTtcctttattaaaattataagattgcTTTATAATCTAAATAAATTGCTGAAAGATATATATACGAGTCTACACGAAATCTTAAATGGCGTGAATTTATTGGAGACAATTTTCACTCTCTCACTTGCCTTCCTGAATTTTTATGCAACGCTTAGAttgttaaactttaaatttatatgaattCATACTGCCAGTTTTCGTACTAAATAACACCACTTCTAACTTTTAcgttaattatcttaaaagctACAACGAGATGATGCAAACGAAGGCATTTTGCTTGGCTTATGACAAGATTTAGAAAGAGGAGATTTTTGTTGCACGACACTTTACGAAGTTGAGAGGaactttttttaagttattattgattttgatttatgatGTTTCAATAGAATGAAAGAATatgcttataatttttttcttatttttccaaACTTCCTTAgtaattattttagtaattGAATGACTTGACCCAacctaaattaaatttgttaggattacttaaaatttaaaccaaACTTGATTAATCATCTAGGCTTTAACTTTCATATTATCTGATTTAACAACCCTATGCCTCAcctatttatagttgttttatcTCCTCAACAAAAAGATAGGTATAATTTTGAAGGAACTGGTATATTCTTAAAATGCACACTATATGGATAAATAGTAAGGACCTGGTCCTTTTCGTGAATGAGACACTCCTTAGCTTTGGTTATAAAGATTTTGTTTTTCCACCTTATGAAATGGAATCTATGTCTAAGAAGTGAAACGAACTACCCGTGAGTGTCACCAAAGCAAAGGCCGTGACGATGGTCCAGTAGGATTGGCGGTTTCTGAAGAGTAAGGCACAAGTTCCTCAAACTTGCTCCTTCTCTTTTGGGTAGTAAAGTAGGGTGGCAATAAATTTCTGCACATAAGTAGAATAAAGGGAAGAAATGGATTCCATAACGcagataatatttaaatataccaAAGGAAGATTCAGATAGCATAAAACTATAGTTACAAATCAACAATTTTTGAGTGAATTaagatacatatttttttagattctgAATTGGACTCAATAGTGTTTCCATAGCCGGAAAGTTATGAAACTAATCTTTTAAAAGAGTAGAGTAGCATTGAAGGAGTAATTCTTCTAATCACGGATACTTTTCTATtcgcatgataaaaaaaatcaaatctctACCATATACTTAAAGGGTCTAGACTAATAGCCACTTGTGTCACACCTTGTGGGAGGGAATTAAGATACATGAATCATGCATCTTGGTTTCCTAATGGCATGGTTTTTGGcttatttcaaaataacaaCTTAACTCATTGATAAATATAGATTTCGTAAATAATGTTACTTCTTTCTCACACTCCTGCAGAACCCCATATGAAACCAAAGATAGAGCCAACCGAAGCAAAATCATCCACAACTCCCTTAACCTGAAACACTCAAATAAATAGTTGCTTTCCTGATTTAGTTAGCTTACTATTCCTTGCCAACTAAAACAccaatttacttaaaaaaagtcAATGGAAGAGATCGTCCTACTTTTACCTTTCACATGAATCCCATCAGATCCACTCTGCAGTGACAAGAGTTCCAAATAACGACCTAGCTAGTAGCATGTACTTAAGAACATGATGAAACTTAAAAAGGTGGCATAGTAGTTAGCACTAGAGTGTTATAACTACAAGCACATGAATGCACTGACTATGTCATCAACCAATTTCCATCTATCTACATAGACCTATGCCATGCATTTCAGTTTCAAATATAGAACATAAGGTGAAGAATTCTTGTGAAACCACATCTTTTGTAACAAAAGAAATGCCTCAGAGTCCCTGCAGTTTCCCCTCTAGAACAAACCCACAAGCCACCCTTAAATCAAAAGATTTTGCTTTCTCCCCAACACCAACCAACAAAAGCATGCTCAAATCCACTACCCTTGACTCAAATGACACAAAAGATAAGGCTGAATTTCCCCCAGTGGAAATAGGAACCCGAGGCACAGTTGCATCACTCATAATGCAAGAAATTCAGTACTTCAGCAGGATTGATTCAAATTCACAAAGGAATAAGTCCCCAACCACAGAGGTGAGTTCATCCATTAGTACAAGTTCTAGAACCACAATTGTATCTACAGTAGTAGAAGAAAGTACAAAGAAAAAGCGAGGAAGCAGCAAGCTTTTACCAAGTATGTGTTCTATGGTGGATGTATCAGACAATGGTAGGCCAAATGGTTCCTCAGCCTTTAGTTACAGGAACCTGAAGTCCGACATGAAAAAATTTCAGATCTAGATTATGCTCTCAGATAGCTTCGAAAAACCAAGCTTCTTGAGACGACTTGCCAAGGGTGTGGCCCAAGCCTTTTCTGCATTCCCACATTTTATGTCCACGATTTCAACAATGTTAGGtatctttttatcattttttcccCTCTCTGGAGTTCTGACCACTGAACATTTATCAGAACCTAGCATAGGTATTCTCTGTGTATTTCTgctattagtttttgttttctgtggCATGCCATTGCCAGGGACTCTACGGTTTGTATTTTTACTGCTTCCACTGCTACCGGCTTCAACTGATGATTTTCTTTGTTGTAGTCTTTTTTGGGTTGTACTTGTACTGCCACAGGGAACTGAAACAGGAAGTGTTTGAGTTTTACTTCTTGTTGAAGATACCTGCTTCTTTGGTGCAGAAGAGATGTGATCCAATTCCCTTGTCATTAAGGAACTGATTGTTCCAGTGGTACCTAGCTTGATGGATCCTCCTCCCCCTTTTATACCTTCCACACTCTTAGCCATGCTTCTATTAGTAACACCTCCAATTCAAGATCCAAATGTTCCTGTCTTTGAGATGGATGTTCCCAGTAGAATTATTCAATGATCTGTTACAGTTACAAATTACAGTGATTTGAGATGTAAAGTCATAAATTCCTTACAAAttatttggtttggtttgtCTTCTATCAGTTCTAGAATTAAGACcagtttggataaatttctctACAAGTACTAaccgaaaaataaaataagataaatgaatTGAGCTTCTTTCTTAcaataaaatcaacttatacacTTTAACTTTTCGAGAAATTAGATGATTTAACTTTCCAAAAAATTAGATGAAAGagcttctataaaagttaaaggcaaaaatttaattttaattaatggaaGGAGCTCAATCCTTTTCCTATAAGTACTTATAgataaatttatccaaacaaagcctAACTATAGAAATAAAGAGATGTGTCATATTATGCAAGAGAAAGAGGAATGGGATGGGGAGTTACTAGATTCACTAACAAAAACATAGTTCCATTCCAGCATCAAATCAACAACATCAGAACAGCAATTCtgaaataattcaaaaacattATAGACTGTGCATCATGATTTCAAAACAAAAGAGGTACTCATAATGTACTCTCTCTTTGTATGCCATGAGACAACAACAACCACACTTCATAACTTCAGGATGAGAATGGCAACTATAATAATCTATCATGGAAGCAAGGGGAGAGAAAAAGAACTAGCCCACATAGAAAAAATTCACTACCAAATCACAATGGTTGCGATGAAGCAGAGTCAAATCTAAATCATTAACAGAACCCAGAGAAGGGTAAAAGGAATCCAACTTCACCAAAAGACAAGCTAAATCAAACTCAAGAATCATCAAATTTGAAACTTAAATAAGCATATATACACAAAGAGAGAACCAATGATTTTGTTTGAACAAAAAGGCATTAACTTCCAATTCAATCAAATCGCCTCACTTCAAAGTGTGGCAATCTAATTCTAACAAGTAACAACTCATTACTACACGACACTGCAGAAGAAAGAAACAACATTTTAGATCCACAAAGAGAGGTAAGAtcaaataaagggaaaaaaaagttgGGTATCGTACACATAGCAAGCTTATGGCTCCACAAGTATGCAAATTGCAGATTTGAAACAGACCCAACAGAGGTAGGGAGCGCTTTTGCAATCTTTTTGTGCTGAAATTCAGTGAAAGTGAAAGTTCAGAGGCAACGAGTTTGAGAAACTGCTTCTGTTCtagaaaaaaatcatcatatCATATCTAATCCAACAAACTTTGAGGCACAGTCTGTCTCATTTTGTAGCGTGCGCATCCAATGCTGCGTTGATTTGACTCACAAACATCATCGTCGTGGAAAAGTTAACTTTCCCACCAAATACTCACTACTCATTATGgagaaatcaaatcaaatcataatcataatctcAACATAAAATACTGGGTGGAAATTCCAAATGGAACGCCACTCTCTAGCACTATCTTTCTTTTATTACTTGATTTAATAGACAAACtgctaaattaatttgttacaaTAAGTTAGTAAATGTAGATGGAAGCATTAATGATGTTATATCCTAATTGAAATTGTAATAAAGTTatgtttgaataatttttttataagtatttataagagaagaaaatataaaggaaaaataaattaatttttttggtataaGTTACTATGAaattatgcattttatttttataaaaaaagaattcatCTAAAAGTTGTGATATAGTAGTATAAATTGATCTAATTTATAACTTCAATAATTGGttactaaaaaatttatccaaaaccTAAGTTTCAGATCCCAAGAGAAAAGGGCAAAAAGTCAGAAAATGGGGCTGATGAGTTCACAGCACAGTGGACTATAAAAAGGATCACGTGGTTACAAACCGGCCAAGAATACTTACCTGCCCTCATTCCGAAGTACGCGCTCCACTCTATTCTAGTACTACAATACTataatgtgttttttatttactGTTACAATTTACAATGTTTTTTTActgaaatattaataaaacttttataaataaaatttatgtgaTAGTAATTTTATTCTATACTAATTTTTAGAATAGAATTATacgtaattgattttttttattattgagagCATATTTATGTTGTCATTATTTCTCTTTAAAggtatttatattgttttataaatatatatttgtttctcATTTTCTACTCAATTAAATATGAGAAGAgaagttaattttcttttcctttaactttctattctaccaaataactgaaaaatcattatatattctattttatttatttatttatttccactTTTCTTTAGAAACCAAACATATTGTGTTTCCTTAGGCCACgccatttcaaggtccaaaccCTACCACATGCCCTATACAACAAGCTCAAGGCTCCCCATTTGGAAATTGCAGCTTTGAAACAGacccaaaataatattttgcgCTGAAATTAACCGAAAACCAAACTTCTATTTGGAATTTTGGATAAAGGAAATGCATGTAGTGAcaaaactttttatataaaaaaatattaactcatGTTTTATCATAAATAACTAAAGCATATAAATtacgagtttttttttaaattatatatttttcagtaattatgactttaaaaaaattc is a window from the Glycine max cultivar Williams 82 chromosome 2, Glycine_max_v4.0, whole genome shotgun sequence genome containing:
- the CHL gene encoding chloroplastic lipocalin, with the protein product MVEVLLRASPPPPHSSYLRQCRTVSGRTLVKCSLEVPSKVLTKHVLSGLAASLIFISPANQTIAADLSRAPNNICQLASASENAVTSPFENEKGSNLMMMRGMTAKDFDPVRYSGRWFEVASLKRGFAGQGQEDCHCTQGVYTFDREAPSIQVDTFCVHGGPNGFITGIRGRVQCLSEEDLGKTETQLEKQEMIKEKCYLRFPTLPFIPKEPYDVIATDYDNFSLVSGAKDQSFIQIYSRTPNPGPEFIEKYKSYLANYGYDPSKIKDTPQDCEVMSNSQLAAMMSMSGMQQALTNQFPDLGLNAPIELNPFTSVFDTLKKLLELYFKQ
- the LOC100788941 gene encoding uncharacterized protein gives rise to the protein MAKSVEGIKGGGGSIKLGTTGTISSLMTRELDHISSAPKKQVSSTRSKTQTLPVSVPCGSTSTTQKRLQQRKSSVEAGSSGSSKNTNRRVPGNGMPQKTKTNSRNTQRIPMLGSDKCSVVRTPERGKNDKKIPNIVEIVDIKCGNAEKAWATPLASRLKKLGFSKLSESII